A part of Sulfurimonas sp. HSL-1716 genomic DNA contains:
- the galE gene encoding UDP-glucose 4-epimerase GalE, with protein sequence MNVLITGGAGYIGSHVVKQLLETTAYKVTVVDNLSTGSRKTLDTLRAIGDFKFIDLDLKEFDKVAELFTKSSFDTVIHFAASIVVPESVQNPLKYYMNNTVNTTNLINCAVQNGVKKFIFSSTAAVYGEPQEIPVLGLDEKFAVEPINPYGMSKLMSERVLQDTAKAHKDFKYVIFRYFNVAGADIHYENDTLLPRIGQSFPNATHLIKIASECALGKRDKMAIFGDDFNTTDGTGVRDYIHVDDLAEAHIKAVKYLKENDSDIFNIGYGKGYSVKEVIETMKKVTSNDFQVETAPRRAGDPAALISDNRKIKKKMGWIPRYEDLGLICKSAYEWEKKL encoded by the coding sequence GTGAACGTCCTTATAACAGGCGGAGCAGGGTATATCGGTTCACATGTTGTAAAACAGCTTTTGGAAACAACGGCATATAAAGTGACCGTAGTGGATAATCTCAGCACGGGAAGCAGAAAGACTCTTGATACGCTACGTGCTATTGGAGACTTCAAATTTATTGATTTGGACCTTAAAGAGTTTGATAAAGTAGCCGAACTTTTCACCAAGAGCAGCTTTGACACCGTTATCCATTTTGCCGCAAGCATCGTTGTTCCAGAATCGGTACAAAATCCTCTGAAATACTACATGAATAACACAGTCAATACGACAAATCTCATTAACTGTGCAGTGCAAAACGGCGTTAAAAAATTCATCTTTTCAAGTACTGCAGCAGTCTATGGAGAGCCTCAGGAGATACCTGTTCTTGGCTTAGACGAGAAATTTGCCGTTGAGCCGATAAACCCCTACGGTATGAGCAAACTTATGAGCGAAAGAGTTTTGCAGGACACGGCAAAAGCGCATAAAGATTTTAAATATGTGATATTTAGATATTTCAATGTCGCGGGTGCAGATATTCATTATGAAAACGATACTCTCTTGCCGCGTATCGGACAAAGCTTTCCAAATGCTACGCATCTCATCAAGATCGCATCGGAATGTGCTTTGGGCAAACGCGACAAGATGGCGATATTCGGAGATGATTTTAATACAACGGACGGTACGGGAGTGAGAGATTACATCCATGTAGACGATCTGGCCGAAGCACATATAAAAGCGGTGAAATATCTCAAAGAAAACGACAGTGATATCTTTAATATCGGGTATGGTAAGGGGTATTCGGTTAAGGAGGTTATCGAAACTATGAAAAAAGTTACATCTAATGATTTTCAGGTGGAGACTGCCCCAAGACGCGCAGGCGATCCTGCGGCACTGATATCGGATAACAGAAAAATAAAAAAGAAGATGGGATGGATTCCCAGATATGAAGATCTGGGACTTATCTGTAAAAGTGCTTACGAGTGGGAAAAAAAACTGTGA
- the cysQ gene encoding 3'(2'),5'-bisphosphate nucleotidase CysQ yields the protein MLDNINLEDIKDIARQAGEVIMQIYNKDFDIEYKDDSSPLTEADLKSNELICSALNALYPAIPILSEENKVIEYEERKSWTYYWCIDPIDGTKEFIKKNGEFTVNIALIHKNEPVLGVVYAPALGDIYYAKKGFGSYKNVEKLPLKINTFPKEKLYVVASKSHLSPETQAFIDNLETKEIEQVSKGSSLKLCMVAEGEADIYPRLAPTMEWDTAAADAIVRESSKMSYQFDTNEPLKYNKENLLNPWFVVK from the coding sequence ATGTTAGATAACATAAACCTAGAAGATATAAAAGATATAGCTAGACAGGCCGGTGAGGTTATTATGCAAATTTACAATAAAGACTTTGATATAGAATATAAAGATGACAGTTCACCCTTGACAGAAGCCGATCTTAAGTCCAATGAACTCATCTGCAGTGCTTTAAATGCACTGTATCCTGCTATTCCTATCTTATCGGAAGAGAATAAGGTCATTGAGTATGAAGAAAGAAAAAGCTGGACATATTATTGGTGTATCGATCCGATCGACGGTACAAAGGAGTTTATAAAAAAGAACGGTGAATTTACCGTAAATATCGCATTGATTCATAAAAACGAACCCGTTTTGGGTGTTGTCTATGCTCCTGCGCTAGGCGATATATATTATGCAAAAAAAGGATTCGGTTCGTATAAAAATGTAGAAAAACTGCCTTTAAAAATAAATACCTTCCCAAAAGAAAAACTTTATGTGGTTGCATCAAAATCCCACTTGTCACCGGAGACGCAAGCCTTTATCGACAATCTTGAAACCAAAGAGATCGAACAAGTTTCAAAAGGCAGTTCTTTAAAGCTTTGTATGGTTGCAGAAGGAGAAGCGGATATCTATCCAAGACTGGCACCTACGATGGAATGGGATACGGCAGCTGCAGATGCAATAGTGAGGGAAAGCTCAAAAATGAGTTATCAATTCGATACGAACGAACCTTTGAAATACAATAAAGAGAACCTGTTGAACCCTTGGTTTGTGGTGAAGTAA
- the cysN gene encoding sulfate adenylyltransferase subunit CysN: MDIEAYLKQHENKDMLRFLTCGSVDDGKSTLIGRMLYDSKMVFEDQLSAAESESKKYGTTGEKIDMALLVDGLQSEREQGITIDVAYRFFATENRKFIIADTPGHEQYTRNMVTGASTADVAIILIDARKGILTQTRRHSFIVSLLGIEHVIVAINKMDLVDFSQEVFNEIGVAYDKLADKLGIKHKYYIPLSALNGDNVVNISESMSWYEGKPLLTLLDTMDITKEQKAEQFRFPVQYVNRPNLDFRGFCGTVVSGSIKVGDEITVLPSGKSAKIKSIINAGDITENNLYVTTQEAFRDMAVTIMTEEEIDISRGDMLVHSNALPSVSNNIKVMIVWMDEKPMELHRNYDIKRATTILSGSIEKINYKIDVNTFERMQVERLELNDIASCRMVLSRPIAADAYKENKPTGSFIVIDRITNNTVGAGMIVGLSRRDNDTIKKEYTIEEKELNAYVRKHFPEWDCKAI; this comes from the coding sequence ATGGACATAGAAGCTTACTTAAAACAGCATGAAAACAAAGATATGCTTCGCTTTTTGACTTGCGGCAGTGTCGATGACGGAAAAAGTACGCTGATCGGCCGTATGCTTTATGATTCAAAGATGGTTTTTGAAGATCAACTCTCAGCAGCCGAAAGTGAGAGTAAAAAGTACGGTACTACAGGTGAAAAGATAGATATGGCTTTACTGGTAGACGGTCTTCAAAGTGAAAGGGAACAAGGCATTACCATAGATGTGGCATATCGATTCTTTGCGACGGAAAACAGAAAGTTCATTATTGCCGATACTCCGGGTCATGAACAATATACACGAAATATGGTCACGGGCGCGTCGACGGCTGATGTTGCCATTATACTCATAGATGCCCGTAAGGGTATTCTGACACAAACCCGCAGACATAGCTTTATAGTGTCTTTACTCGGTATAGAACATGTCATAGTGGCGATCAATAAAATGGATCTGGTCGATTTTTCCCAAGAGGTTTTCAATGAGATCGGTGTCGCTTACGATAAGCTGGCAGATAAACTCGGGATCAAGCATAAATATTATATTCCTTTAAGTGCATTAAATGGAGATAACGTCGTCAATATAAGCGAATCAATGTCATGGTATGAAGGCAAACCGCTTTTGACCCTTCTTGACACGATGGATATAACAAAAGAGCAAAAAGCAGAACAGTTCAGATTTCCCGTGCAATATGTAAATCGTCCAAACTTGGACTTTAGAGGGTTTTGCGGAACTGTCGTATCTGGAAGTATCAAGGTCGGTGATGAAATCACTGTTCTGCCCTCAGGTAAAAGCGCAAAAATAAAAAGTATAATTAATGCAGGCGATATTACGGAAAATAACTTGTATGTAACTACCCAAGAAGCGTTTCGTGATATGGCTGTTACGATAATGACCGAAGAGGAGATCGATATCTCCCGGGGAGATATGCTGGTACATTCAAACGCTCTGCCGAGCGTATCGAATAATATCAAGGTTATGATAGTTTGGATGGATGAAAAACCGATGGAACTTCATCGAAATTATGATATCAAAAGAGCCACGACGATTTTATCCGGAAGCATTGAAAAGATAAACTATAAAATAGATGTAAATACTTTTGAGAGGATGCAGGTAGAAAGGCTGGAGTTAAATGATATAGCGTCATGCAGAATGGTGTTGAGCCGTCCTATCGCAGCTGATGCGTATAAAGAGAATAAACCGACAGGGAGTTTTATAGTGATAGACCGCATTACGAACAATACGGTCGGTGCAGGTATGATAGTAGGCTTAAGCAGAAGAGATAACGATACAATAAAAAAAGAATATACGATCGAGGAAAAAGAGCTCAATGCGTATGTTAGAAAACATTTTCCTGAATGGGACTGTAAAGCAATCTAA
- the cysC gene encoding adenylyl-sulfate kinase — MSWRLFATATTVIIVYVFFGRLDLAIAAGIIETVAKVALYWAHERAWVKIRWGKRKIEPFNLWFTGLPLSGKTTIADRVYKELEKLDIPLERIDSKDIRELIPHIGFSREDRNRHMHRIGHLIKTLQNNSISTVASFVSPYKESRKAIREMVKNNVVVYVKADIETCKARDYKGVYEKALKGEYQNFTGINDVYEEPQHAEIIIDTDQLSVDESVSTILKYIKKRYIT; from the coding sequence ATGAGTTGGCGATTATTCGCTACAGCGACAACAGTTATCATTGTTTATGTGTTCTTTGGAAGGCTTGATCTTGCAATTGCAGCAGGTATTATTGAAACAGTCGCAAAAGTTGCACTTTACTGGGCACATGAACGTGCATGGGTCAAGATCAGATGGGGCAAAAGAAAAATAGAACCGTTCAACCTTTGGTTCACAGGACTTCCGCTTTCTGGAAAAACGACTATTGCCGATAGGGTATACAAAGAGCTTGAAAAACTCGATATTCCGCTTGAAAGAATCGATTCTAAAGATATAAGAGAACTTATTCCGCATATCGGATTTAGCAGAGAAGATAGAAACAGGCATATGCATCGTATCGGTCATCTCATAAAAACACTTCAAAATAATTCTATCTCAACGGTTGCTTCATTCGTGAGTCCCTATAAAGAGTCTAGAAAAGCGATCCGGGAGATGGTAAAAAACAATGTTGTCGTATATGTGAAAGCCGATATTGAAACTTGTAAGGCGAGGGATTATAAAGGAGTATACGAGAAGGCTCTGAAAGGTGAATATCAAAACTTTACCGGTATTAATGACGTATATGAAGAACCGCAGCATGCAGAAATAATCATAGATACGGATCAGCTCAGTGTAGATGAATCGGTAAGCACAATACTAAAATATATAAAAAAAAGGTATATTACATAG
- the cysD gene encoding sulfate adenylyltransferase subunit CysD, which produces MLNEQRLTHLKQLEAESIFILREVAAEFSNPVMMYSIGKDSSVMLHLAQKAFAPSKIPFPLLHVDTLWKFKEMIEFRDKRAKEIGFDLIVHSNPEGIDMDVSPFEHGSKVHTDIMKTEGLKQALNSGGYDAIIGGARRDEEKSRAKERIFSFRDKNHRWDPKNQRPELWNLYNTKIQKGESVRVFPISNWTELDIWQYIYLEKIQIPSLYFAKERPVVEYEGTKIMVDDERVPNELKKKAKKEMVRFRTLGCYPLTGAINSTAATLPEIIKEMLLSTSSEREGRLIDKDQEGAMERKKIEGYF; this is translated from the coding sequence ATGTTGAATGAGCAAAGATTAACACATTTAAAACAGTTAGAAGCAGAATCCATTTTTATTCTTCGTGAGGTAGCCGCGGAATTTAGCAATCCTGTCATGATGTATTCGATCGGAAAAGATTCATCGGTAATGCTTCACCTTGCGCAGAAAGCTTTTGCCCCGAGCAAGATACCGTTTCCGTTATTGCATGTGGATACTCTTTGGAAGTTTAAAGAGATGATAGAGTTTCGTGACAAACGTGCCAAAGAGATCGGATTTGATTTAATCGTACATAGTAATCCTGAGGGTATCGATATGGATGTATCACCCTTTGAACATGGAAGTAAGGTCCATACCGATATTATGAAAACAGAAGGGCTGAAGCAGGCTTTAAATAGCGGCGGTTATGATGCGATCATCGGTGGAGCAAGACGCGATGAAGAGAAAAGCCGTGCAAAAGAGCGCATATTCTCTTTTCGCGATAAAAATCATAGATGGGATCCTAAAAACCAGCGCCCGGAACTTTGGAACCTTTATAATACGAAGATTCAAAAAGGCGAAAGTGTAAGGGTATTTCCGATATCGAACTGGACGGAACTGGATATCTGGCAATATATATATCTGGAAAAAATACAGATACCCTCCCTTTATTTTGCAAAAGAGCGTCCTGTTGTCGAGTATGAAGGTACAAAGATCATGGTCGATGATGAGAGAGTACCAAACGAGCTAAAAAAGAAAGCTAAAAAAGAGATGGTTCGTTTTAGAACACTCGGATGTTATCCGCTTACGGGAGCAATCAATTCGACTGCTGCTACATTGCCAGAAATAATTAAAGAGATGCTTCTTTCAACCAGCAGCGAAAGAGAAGGCCGTCTTATAGATAAAGATCAAGAAGGTGCGATGGAACGTAAAAAAATAGAGGGATATTTTTGA
- a CDS encoding mannose-1-phosphate guanylyltransferase/mannose-6-phosphate isomerase has product MTNIILCGGSGTRLWPVSRTLMPKQFVKLFNDRSLFQLTVERNSKVCSGQFIVSNAEQYFLALDQLEELNRTGSSYLLEPVGRNTAPAIALACLAFDEEEILLITPSDHLIKNQEEYEKVLKRAKELAQENFLVTFGIKPTFAETGFGYIEADDEDVKAFHEKPDLDTAERYIQKGNHYWNSGIFCFKAGVFLEELKKYSPDIYESSREAYANSKKNELIRVAYEDMIKIPENSIDYAVMEKSDKVKIIPSDISWSDVGSFDSLSCELQNDASNNFIISNKNVETIDIQDCIIVDTSDALLVCKKGSSQKVKDIVARLKKEKSELPNIHLTGHRPWGTYTVLEDSSGYKIKRIEVREGKRLSLQKHYHRNEHWVVLSGTATVTIEDKTFTVNPNESTYIKAGDIHRLENKGKTPLVIIEVQVGRYTGEDDIVRLDDDFTRQ; this is encoded by the coding sequence GTGACGAACATAATTTTGTGCGGCGGAAGCGGAACGAGGCTGTGGCCCGTAAGCCGTACCTTGATGCCAAAACAGTTTGTGAAGCTTTTTAACGATAGATCGCTTTTCCAGTTAACGGTAGAGAGAAACTCCAAGGTATGCAGCGGGCAGTTCATCGTTTCAAACGCTGAGCAGTATTTTCTGGCACTCGATCAGCTTGAAGAGCTCAACCGCACCGGCAGTTCATATCTGCTTGAGCCCGTCGGAAGAAATACCGCCCCTGCGATCGCTTTGGCGTGTCTGGCGTTTGATGAGGAAGAAATACTTTTGATAACCCCTTCGGATCATCTTATAAAAAATCAGGAGGAGTATGAAAAAGTCCTCAAAAGAGCAAAAGAACTTGCACAAGAGAATTTTCTCGTTACTTTCGGTATAAAGCCGACATTTGCCGAAACGGGTTTTGGTTATATCGAAGCGGATGATGAGGATGTCAAGGCTTTTCATGAAAAACCTGATCTTGATACGGCTGAGAGATATATACAAAAGGGGAACCATTACTGGAACTCCGGAATATTCTGCTTTAAAGCGGGGGTGTTTTTAGAAGAGCTGAAAAAGTATTCTCCCGATATTTACGAGAGTTCACGCGAGGCATATGCAAACAGCAAAAAAAACGAACTTATACGAGTAGCCTACGAAGATATGATAAAGATACCCGAAAACAGCATAGATTATGCGGTTATGGAAAAATCGGACAAAGTAAAGATCATCCCTTCGGACATATCCTGGAGTGATGTGGGGAGTTTCGATTCTCTCTCCTGCGAACTCCAAAACGACGCCAGTAACAATTTCATTATCTCAAATAAAAACGTAGAGACCATAGATATACAGGATTGCATTATCGTAGATACCAGTGATGCGCTTTTGGTATGCAAAAAAGGCAGCAGCCAAAAAGTCAAAGATATCGTGGCAAGATTGAAAAAAGAGAAGTCCGAACTACCGAACATCCATCTTACGGGGCATCGCCCTTGGGGGACATATACCGTTTTGGAAGACTCCAGCGGCTATAAGATCAAGCGCATAGAAGTCAGAGAAGGAAAAAGACTCTCTTTGCAAAAACACTACCATAGAAACGAACACTGGGTAGTGCTGAGCGGGACGGCAACAGTGACCATAGAGGATAAGACATTTACGGTAAATCCTAATGAAAGCACATACATAAAAGCAGGTGATATCCATCGTCTTGAAAACAAAGGTAAGACACCTTTGGTTATAATTGAAGTCCAAGTAGGCCGATATACTGGAGAAGACGATATAGTCAGACTCGACGATGACTTTACAAGGCAGTAG
- the gmd gene encoding GDP-mannose 4,6-dehydratase: protein MKKKKVALITGVTGQDGSYLAEFLLKKGYLVHGIKRRSSLLNTDRIDHIYEDPHVENRNFILHYGDMTDSMNLTRIIQETQPDEIYNLAAMSHVHVSFETPEYVANADGTGTLRILEAVRLLGLEKKTKIYQASTSELYGKVQETPQNEATPFYPRSPYAVAKMYAYWITVNYREAYGIFACNGILFNHESPVRGETFVTRKITRAASKIALGLQDKLYLGNLDAKRDWGHAKDYVRMMWMILQTDEPEDWVIATGQTTTVREFVKMAFLYAGIELEFRGEGIDEKAYVKSCSNPQYKMEIGKEVVAVDPRYFRPTEVDLLLGDPTKAEQKLGWKREYDLQDLVNDMMRSDLKLMTKDVYLQEGGYKTMSYFE from the coding sequence ATGAAAAAGAAAAAAGTAGCATTAATAACAGGAGTAACAGGGCAGGACGGTTCGTATCTTGCGGAATTCTTGCTGAAGAAAGGCTATCTTGTCCACGGCATCAAAAGAAGAAGTTCCCTTCTAAACACAGACAGGATAGATCATATCTATGAAGACCCGCATGTAGAAAACAGAAACTTTATCCTTCATTACGGCGATATGACGGATTCTATGAATCTGACTAGAATCATTCAAGAAACACAGCCTGACGAGATCTATAATCTTGCGGCGATGAGCCATGTGCATGTAAGCTTTGAAACACCGGAATACGTAGCAAATGCGGACGGCACGGGAACTTTAAGGATCCTTGAAGCAGTAAGGCTGTTAGGATTGGAAAAAAAGACGAAAATATACCAGGCATCGACCTCGGAGCTGTACGGAAAAGTGCAGGAGACCCCTCAAAACGAGGCTACGCCTTTTTATCCGAGAAGCCCGTACGCAGTTGCAAAGATGTATGCGTATTGGATAACCGTCAATTACCGCGAAGCTTACGGCATATTCGCGTGTAACGGTATTCTTTTTAACCATGAATCTCCCGTCAGGGGAGAGACGTTCGTGACCAGAAAGATCACAAGAGCTGCAAGCAAGATAGCACTTGGTCTTCAGGACAAACTCTATCTAGGTAATCTCGATGCAAAACGCGACTGGGGTCATGCAAAAGACTACGTGCGTATGATGTGGATGATCCTTCAGACCGACGAGCCCGAGGACTGGGTTATCGCAACCGGACAGACGACGACCGTAAGAGAGTTTGTCAAGATGGCGTTCTTGTATGCGGGGATAGAGCTGGAGTTCAGAGGCGAGGGCATAGATGAAAAAGCTTACGTCAAATCCTGCTCAAACCCTCAGTACAAGATGGAAATCGGCAAGGAAGTAGTGGCTGTCGATCCGAGATATTTCAGACCGACCGAGGTCGACCTTCTTTTAGGCGATCCGACAAAAGCGGAGCAGAAACTGGGTTGGAAAAGAGAATATGACCTGCAGGATCTGGTAAACGATATGATGCGGTCCGATCTGAAACTGATGACAAAAGACGTGTATCTTCAAGAAGGCGGCTATAAAACCATGAGCTATTTTGAATAG
- a CDS encoding GDP-L-fucose synthase encodes MDKNGKIYLAGHKGLAGSAILNNLLSKGYTNIVCKTHDELDLTDQQAVAAFFEKEKPEYVILAAAKVGGIAANNTYRADFIYENLQIQNNVIHQSYLHKVKKLLFLGSTCIYPKNAPQPMKEKYLLTSELEYTNEPYAIAKIAGIKMCESYNIQYGTNFISVMPTNLYGPNDNFDLETSHVLPALLRKIHEAKVNNVSKVEIWGSGEPRREFLYSEDMADACIFLMENIDFKDMYDKNAKEIRNTHINLGTGKDISIRELAYLIKDITGYQGEFYFNADKEDGTMVKLTDSSKLHALGWKHTIELKKGIETAYERYVNNVR; translated from the coding sequence ATGGATAAAAACGGTAAGATCTATTTGGCAGGTCATAAAGGGCTTGCAGGCAGCGCCATACTAAATAACCTTTTATCCAAAGGCTATACGAATATAGTCTGCAAAACACATGACGAGCTCGATCTGACGGATCAGCAGGCGGTAGCTGCTTTTTTTGAAAAAGAGAAACCGGAGTATGTCATACTTGCAGCCGCCAAAGTAGGAGGCATAGCCGCCAACAACACTTACAGGGCAGATTTTATCTATGAGAATCTGCAGATACAAAATAACGTTATACATCAAAGCTATCTGCATAAAGTAAAGAAGCTGCTTTTTTTGGGTTCTACCTGCATCTATCCAAAAAATGCTCCTCAACCGATGAAAGAAAAGTATCTTCTTACAAGTGAGCTTGAATATACAAATGAGCCATATGCAATAGCAAAGATCGCCGGTATCAAGATGTGCGAGAGTTACAATATCCAGTACGGTACGAACTTTATAAGCGTAATGCCTACAAATCTCTACGGCCCAAACGATAATTTTGATCTTGAAACTTCCCATGTGCTTCCGGCACTTCTTAGAAAGATACATGAAGCAAAGGTGAACAATGTGTCAAAAGTAGAGATTTGGGGAAGCGGAGAACCCAGACGAGAATTTCTTTACAGCGAAGATATGGCCGATGCCTGTATATTTTTGATGGAAAACATAGATTTTAAAGATATGTACGACAAAAACGCAAAAGAGATAAGAAACACACATATAAACCTCGGTACGGGAAAGGATATATCCATCAGAGAACTGGCGTATCTTATAAAAGATATAACAGGGTATCAAGGCGAGTTCTATTTTAATGCGGATAAAGAAGACGGAACGATGGTCAAGCTTACGGATTCGTCAAAACTTCATGCACTCGGATGGAAACATACTATTGAGCTAAAAAAAGGTATTGAAACTGCATATGAAAGGTATGTAAATAATGTTAGATAA
- the cysC gene encoding adenylyl-sulfate kinase — translation MDKNIVWHDHRVTKKERSKITKQEPCVLWFTGLSGSGKSTIANTLEEILHNNKNLTYVLDGDNIRHGLNSDLDFSDKSRNENIRRIGEVAKLFIDSGLIVITAFISPFISDRKMVKDLVEKGEFIEIFVDTPLEICESRDPKGLYKKARAGEIKDFTGIDSPYEPPVLPDIHIINDNISVEQACQQIINYLVEHKYISWREN, via the coding sequence ATGGATAAAAACATAGTCTGGCATGATCATCGTGTGACAAAAAAAGAGAGAAGCAAAATCACAAAGCAAGAACCCTGTGTTTTATGGTTTACTGGACTTAGCGGAAGCGGCAAATCTACTATAGCCAATACTCTTGAAGAGATATTGCATAATAACAAAAATCTTACCTATGTGCTGGATGGAGATAATATCCGCCATGGATTAAACAGCGACCTTGATTTTAGCGATAAAAGCAGAAATGAAAATATCAGGCGGATAGGGGAAGTGGCAAAACTTTTTATCGATAGCGGATTGATAGTAATCACGGCTTTTATCTCTCCTTTCATTAGTGATAGAAAAATGGTTAAAGATTTGGTAGAAAAGGGTGAATTTATTGAAATTTTTGTAGACACTCCTCTGGAAATCTGCGAAAGCAGAGATCCAAAAGGTCTTTATAAAAAAGCAAGAGCAGGTGAAATAAAAGACTTCACGGGAATCGATTCACCGTACGAACCGCCTGTTTTACCTGACATTCATATTATAAACGATAATATTTCTGTAGAACAAGCCTGTCAACAGATCATCAATTATTTAGTAGAGCATAAATATATAAGTTGGAGAGAGAACTAA
- a CDS encoding Wzz/FepE/Etk N-terminal domain-containing protein yields the protein MNQNNENNMQEDEIDIRELFKTIVKYKVFIFVFTILVTVGAGIYALMKTPIYEVKSDIQVGYIGDALLGEPISINKELRVVFHVDDQSSNKKIKSLVTNISVNRQVKNFIEITTQGVSNNEALKKNKEVLTYAQNIYKKKIDNFIENTKNSIENRKKALQYVDEIEIPEVQREIEKLKTQKIVEVDNQIVFLQKNEISSLNEKIKSYQKRLTDYMYSVEKLQHYDLKDKSENMIVAIQMMNYQNLIQNAQNQIQNLKLKKDKIEMEAIPNLKVQKTNIQRDDIKKLEDKINITLRDKKIDLQKNIDDLEYLTSSANIKNTDIVGNYVIHDHPVKPRKKLIVGVAFVAGFVLSIFLVFFMEFVKGIKKEEEAEA from the coding sequence ATGAATCAAAACAACGAAAATAATATGCAAGAAGATGAGATAGATATAAGAGAGCTTTTTAAAACGATTGTAAAATATAAAGTATTTATTTTTGTTTTCACGATTTTAGTTACAGTAGGGGCTGGGATATATGCCTTGATGAAAACACCAATATATGAAGTGAAATCTGACATACAGGTAGGATATATAGGTGATGCCTTGCTCGGAGAACCTATAAGTATTAACAAAGAGCTTCGTGTTGTATTTCATGTGGATGACCAAAGCTCTAATAAGAAAATAAAAAGTTTAGTTACAAACATATCTGTAAACAGACAAGTGAAAAATTTTATAGAGATCACTACGCAAGGTGTTTCTAATAATGAAGCGCTGAAAAAGAACAAAGAAGTTTTAACGTATGCACAAAACATTTACAAAAAGAAGATCGATAACTTTATAGAAAATACAAAAAACAGTATTGAAAATAGAAAGAAAGCTTTGCAATACGTAGATGAAATTGAAATCCCAGAAGTACAAAGAGAGATAGAAAAGCTAAAAACGCAGAAAATAGTTGAAGTTGACAACCAGATTGTTTTTTTACAAAAAAATGAGATATCTTCTTTAAATGAAAAAATAAAATCATATCAAAAACGCCTTACGGATTATATGTATTCCGTCGAAAAGCTGCAGCATTATGATCTTAAAGATAAGTCTGAAAACATGATAGTTGCTATTCAGATGATGAACTATCAAAATCTTATACAAAATGCTCAAAACCAGATACAAAATTTAAAACTGAAAAAAGATAAGATCGAGATGGAAGCCATTCCGAACCTAAAAGTTCAAAAAACGAATATACAACGCGATGATATCAAAAAATTAGAAGATAAAATTAATATCACTTTGAGAGATAAAAAAATCGATCTACAAAAAAATATCGATGATTTGGAGTATCTGACGAGTAGTGCAAATATTAAAAATACGGATATCGTAGGAAATTATGTCATTCATGATCATCCCGTCAAACCGAGAAAAAAACTTATTGTCGGTGTTGCGTTCGTAGCAGGATTTGTATTGTCCATTTTTTTGGTATTTTTTATGGAGTTCGTAAAAGGAATTAAAAAAGAAGAGGAAGCAGAAGCGTGA